The Hordeum vulgare subsp. vulgare chromosome 7H, MorexV3_pseudomolecules_assembly, whole genome shotgun sequence DNA window TCAGACCTGAAATGAAGGTGCCTGGAATTATGGGGCTAGCATCTGGAGAAATTCCAGCGTTGATTAGTATGTCCAGGTGCAAGGCTGTGATTCTCCCATCAGATTTGAAACCAACAGAGTATAATGCTTTTATGGGGTGCCgacccccaatcatgatcatgtcAGTACTGCGGTTGAGGTACATCCGCACGGGACGACGTAACTTGAATGCACAGAGTGCAGCTGCCGTTGCTACCTACAAAAACATAAAATGTTGGATCACTGAGTACAACAGCTGAAATGGTCACTGTCTTTTGCTTTCTTGGAAGTTGAATGAATGGTAAAAGGACCAAACTTATGTTAAAAGATATCACTAGAACCCTAGTCCATCGTAAAAAAGGGATCCTAATTGTAAAAATATATTAGCGATTTTGATATTGCGTCGTGAACTCGCCTAATGTGAAACCTGTGTTATACACTCAGGTTCATTGAAGGTATATACTAGAAGTAAATAAAATGTAATTATTCATATAAAGATACTTGTTAGATTCTTGCAGTTGTGCCGCATGGGCTATGAATTTGTTTTGCCGTTTTGTTGGACTGCTGTTTAAACTTGTTAGGTTCATACTTACATTGCATGATCTGAATGCCTTCCCACCAAAGCCTCCTCCAACCCTTCTTGTAATGACACGCACGCTGCTGAACGGAATGCCGAGGCACTTGGCTATTGAACTCTGTGCAACCTCAGGGTATTGTGATGAAATGTAGACGACCATCGTGTTATCTTCATCTGGAATTGCTAGAGTCGTTTGTGTTTCCATGTAGAAGTAGTATTGAGAGGCAAGTTTCACCTGTGATCATTGAAGGTACGCATATAACTTTGACAAATTGCATCACAACAATATGATTCATGCAGTTACTATGTTAGTGTGCAAATTAAATGGTAACTATAAAAAAAGATTCAAGAATCAGATTAACTACAAACACCATACCAGACCTCAAGTTAATTAAATGGAAGTGACTGTAAACAGTGGCGTAGCTAGGGGGTGGacagggtggtccatggaccaccctgAAATTCCATCATAGCCAATATATAGGGTaaaaaagatatatatttttttacAATGCATGAAATTACATGAAATTTTTATTATTGGACCACCCTGGTTCACCAAGCTAGCTACGCCACTTGGCTGAAATTATGACACAAAATTATGTAATAAAAAGTCGCGTCCACTAGGATAGTATCATCAATTTTGGCTGGCCTAAATACGATTGTGTTTGCTCAAATTTGATGATATCTTGTTGTATCAATATAACATAGTAATGCCTAATGCGTATGGTTGAGTTGAAAATAGATATTATATATATAAAAAACAAGAAATTTGTATTGTTAAGTATAAAAGGTTCCATTAAATTTTGAGTAATGCATGTCAAGTGTAAAAAAATCCATTAATTTTTGAGTAATGCAAGTGAGATGTTAGAATGGAAAAGGTCTCAGAGTATTTTGAATTAACATACTTCTGTTGAGAGGACCTTGTGATCAGCTTCTGCCATGCCCTTGCAAAAATCACCAACTTGTTTTGGATACATCTCAGGAGGAACTTCAAAGTAGCTGTTGTTTTGTACTGCTTGTTCTACAGTTAAGATTGGTGGCTTCAAATCTTTTGTGTCATATTCAACAACAACCTGTTTTCCTGCCAAGTTGGCGTATCTCTGAGTTTCTGCAATCTGAAATAAAGTCCACGTTTTAGTGACATCAGTACTGAAGAAATAcagaatatatatttttattcttAGAGCAAAAGGTAGCTAACGCTCACTTGTAATTAGGGGAAAATTTGCAGTTAATTAACTATTTTAATTTAACAAGATCATAATGTGAGAAAATGTGACATCAATACCATATATTTTTGGCATATCCACTTGCACTGAGTTTCAATAAGCAATCTTGTTACGAAACAAAGAGAGATATAGGTGCTCCTACAACAGAAAATTTCTGTAGGTGTTTAATTAACCCAATCTAATAGAGGGTTTCTTAGGGAATTTTACAATCAATTTTTTtagatataaataaataaataaatgagttTTTGAAAAAACAAAGTTTAGAACTTAAGGTTTCATTATTTGCATTTTTACATATTTGCCCCTCATTAAAATTTACTTATTCCATAACCTTCACAAACGTTTTTCTCAAAGAGGGAtaatgaagaaaaacacatttatgAATTGCCTTTATTATACAAGAAAAAATTATTGCTGAGTGAACATTAAAATATGAAGGATAAGTACCACGACACCAAGAGCTTGTCCAGCGTACTCAGCAACTGGAGCACCAAAAAGTGGTTCATCCCCAAACATCAAGCTTGCTCCAACATTTTGCCCTCCACTTGGGATATCTTTTGCAGAAACAACGGCGAGGATCTTCTCTGATGCTAATGAAGGTTTGAACTTTATATTATTGACATATGCAAGAGGTTGTGTGCTGTAAATAAATTCTCCATAAAGGCAATTTTTTGGAGCAGGAATATCATCTACATATACCGCCTCCCCTGCAGTACAGAAAAAGATGATATCAGTCTGTAGCTAATCCTAAATGAAGGTAATTTGGAAAGGAAGAGAACTTCTAGATTCCATTAAGAGTTCTAATGGTATGAGATAACTCATACCAGAAGCTTGAAGCTCAACTGCATATTTTTTAATGGGATCACCAACTGGTTTATATTCCTCACTGGAAACTGTTTCTCGCCGTGAAGACAAAGAACTAGCAGAACCAATGCTCAGAGTTTTTCCAGGCCCTTTGATTCCTTTAGCAAATGGAGACAGGAAACTGAAGAGAAATCCAACAGCCACACTGACTCTGTATTCAGGATGTGATGTTCCTTCCATTGGTACAATTGTTTCTCTAAGTAAGCGAACTGCTTCGAGCACAACAGATGGAGTGAGCACTTTTCCGTCCAGGTGTTGTTCAACTTTTGTTGCTCTAATAGCATGTTCGGTCCCATAGGCACCAAACGCCATGTGTAGGTTACTAAGCACAAGATCACCAGATGATTCATTCAGGGAGACATGGCCCAGCATAGCAGAGTTAATATATGAAACAGCATTGCCAAGAGGGCGCGGTGCCGCTCGGTAAGTTTCGAAGATCACCTTACTTTCTTTGTGAGAATTTGAAGCCCAATAAGGAATAAATATGCTCAGGAGCAATGTACTGGGATCAAGAGGAGGCTGCTCCAGAAACTCTTCAAAACTAACCTCTAGTATTTCTGAATAAATCTGAAGACGAACAGTTGAAGAAGCACCAAGAAGTATAGTCGCAATGTCCGAGGGAAACGGGTATTTCTGTGCTAGAATTATGTTCCCGCCAATGCTTGCTGTATTACGGACAAACGGTGTGGCCACCTTGCTCATATGCTCGGCCAGTTTTCTGAAAACCACACTTCCACTTGGACATGATTTAGACCCGGCTTCTTGCTCGAGTATCTCAATGGTTTTGGAAATTGGTGTAGCTGCTCCGATGTCAATGCCACTGTCTTTCTTGCAAATAGCTGAAAGTTCAGGAATGTCACCGATGTCAATATACTTGTTATATAGATCCTGATCCTTGTATCCCTTTATACCAGAACTTGTGTTCCCGACAACCACTTTAACTGTGCAGTCACTAAAAATGCCAGAGTTCAATAAGTCATAATACTGCCCGATGCTTTTAGGATGATACCAACCCACCCCGGAGACCGTGACATCCGAAACATCAGTTAGATGACGGAGCGATGATTTTATCTCAGATTTCACGAAGTCGGGGAAAGTGCAGACTCCACCGCCAAGAGTGTAAGCTGGCAACTTGCTAACGTCCGCGTCCTTATCACCTTTCCTCCAGAATATATTGAGGCCCAAATCCTCCAGGTCAACATCTGAAGCAAAACTTTTGCACGCATCGACAATCGGTCGGTAGCCGGTACATCTACACATGTTGCCTGAGAAAGCCCTTTCTGCTTCAGATACCGTCAACTTTGAGAACCCCTTTCGTGGTTCTGGCTTCTCGGATTTGTCAGCATTGGCAAGAGAAGTGAAAATAGACATGCACATGCCAGGGGTGCAGAAGCCACACTGAGAAGCATGGAACCCGGACATTCTTTTATGAACAGAATGGAAGCCATCTCGCCTATTTCCCAGGCCTTCGGTGGTGATGACGGAGCAGAGATTTATGTTGTAGAGCAGGGTCAGGCATGAGCTGGCGGAGAATTCGGTCACCTCATCTTTTGTTGGATCATAAGTTGCTATAAGGACCACACAAGCTCCGCATCCACCTGCAAGAGAGCACAATTATACAATTAGTCATGGCATGCTATGTCCGCCTCTTTTTCGGAAGAATGAACATAACATGCTAGTATATCCTATCTCTTATCATGGATCTGGAGGGACCGGCAGAACCGAGAGGACAAGAACTTGCATGAGAACTGAATAAGGCGCTCCCTCTCGGCGGCGCGTTCCCTCACGGCGGCGCGCTCTCTCTCGGAGGCGCTACCTCCCCGACGCGTGCTCCTTCGGGACGGGTGATAGGCATCGTCTCGGCGGCGCGCCCTTCCCGCGGCGAGCATCAGGCGCTCCCCGGCGGTGGGATGTGCGGGGTGGCGGGCGGTATGCGGTGGATCTCGTCTCCACCAGTCAGATCCGCCTCGACGAAGGAGTCCTATGGCTTCGATTGGAGGCGATGAGGATGGTTCTTCTCGATGCGTACGGGAAGACGGTGGATGCTAGATTTCTCAAGGATGGAGAGCGGATTGACATAGGTGAGATCGTTTCATTTCCATGTCACTTTGCTAGGGTTCATGATAGAATTCCGGTCACCGGAGTTGGTGGGGAGGACACTGACGGATTCATCACTCCGGTGGGCAGCGATGCGGTTGGTGGGGGAGACGACCATGGTTCTGGCCCACCGTGGCGTCCCCCTCCTCCGACAGGTGGGCctgggccgggggggggggggggggcggaccCGTTGCGGACGGTGTGGATGGGCGAAACGTGGACGTGGAGGGATCGAACCGCTGCGAGGACAACGTGGCTAGGGTTTCAGGATCTCCGGGTATAAAACAAGGAGCGCCCCCTCCTTTGC harbors:
- the LOC123412504 gene encoding putative aldehyde oxidase-like protein, with the protein product MRLERVVFALNGRRYEVAGADVHPGTTLLEFIRTRTPFTGTKLGCGEGGCGACVVLIATYDPTKDEVTEFSASSCLTLLYNINLCSVITTEGLGNRRDGFHSVHKRMSGFHASQCGFCTPGMCMSIFTSLANADKSEKPEPRKGFSKLTVSEAERAFSGNMCRCTGYRPIVDACKSFASDVDLEDLGLNIFWRKGDKDADVSKLPAYTLGGGVCTFPDFVKSEIKSSLRHLTDVSDVTVSGVGWYHPKSIGQYYDLLNSGIFSDCTVKVVVGNTSSGIKGYKDQDLYNKYIDIGDIPELSAICKKDSGIDIGAATPISKTIEILEQEAGSKSCPSGSVVFRKLAEHMSKVATPFVRNTASIGGNIILAQKYPFPSDIATILLGASSTVRLQIYSEILEVSFEEFLEQPPLDPSTLLLSIFIPYWASNSHKESKVIFETYRAAPRPLGNAVSYINSAMLGHVSLNESSGDLVLSNLHMAFGAYGTEHAIRATKVEQHLDGKVLTPSVVLEAVRLLRETIVPMEGTSHPEYRVSVAVGFLFSFLSPFAKGIKGPGKTLSIGSASSLSSRRETVSSEEYKPVGDPIKKYAVELQASGEAVYVDDIPAPKNCLYGEFIYSTQPLAYVNNIKFKPSLASEKILAVVSAKDIPSGGQNVGASLMFGDEPLFGAPVAEYAGQALGVVIAETQRYANLAGKQVVVEYDTKDLKPPILTVEQAVQNNSYFEVPPEMYPKQVGDFCKGMAEADHKVLSTEVKLASQYYFYMETQTTLAIPDEDNTMVVYISSQYPEVAQSSIAKCLGIPFSSVRVITRRVGGGFGGKAFRSCNVATAAALCAFKLRRPVRMYLNRSTDMIMIGGRHPIKALYSVGFKSDGRITALHLDILINAGISPDASPIIPGTFISGLKKYNWGALSFDIKLCKTNNTSKSVMRAPGDAQGSFIAEAIIEHVASVLSLDANSVRQKNFHTYDSLVLFYPESTGEASTYTLPSIFDRLLTTSSYLHRAEFIRQFNSCNKWQKRGISCMPLVFKVAPRAAPGRVSVLNDGSIVVEVGGIEIGQGLWTKVQQMTAFALGQLWPDGCECLLDRVCVLQADTLNLIQGGLTAGSTSSESSCAATLEACNMLVDRLKPVMEKLKQQSGGGVSWDSLISQAYKDNVNLSSSAYWVPGQESSTYLNYGAGISEVEIDLLTGAITLLRSDLVYDCGKSLNPAVDLGQIEGSFIQGIGFFINEEHETNADGLVVSDSTWVYKIPSVDTIPKKFNAEVLNTGYHKNRVLSSKASGEPAVVLAASVHCAVREAIRAARKEFGSSELTFQLDVPAPMTHVKEMCGLDIVDKHLESLSEHQYRAAA